A window of Rutidosis leptorrhynchoides isolate AG116_Rl617_1_P2 unplaced genomic scaffold, CSIRO_AGI_Rlap_v1 contig99, whole genome shotgun sequence genomic DNA:
AATTTGTTCGTGAGTGAAGGATTTTCGATGTATGGTGCTTGCATATTCCGGTAAAGAGTAGGACGCCATTTCAAGGTTCTTAATTATCTATCTAATTTTCCAATTATTGTATTTTATGATTTATTCTCCTTTTATCTATTAAATTGTTTTGTTATTCTCAGAACTTGTGGACATAGTGGAAAAGACAGTGAGATCGGAGAATGTTCGTGCACCGAAGAGACCGATATATCTTGTCGGAGATTCTCTTGGAGGATGCCTTGCACTTCAAGTTGCCGCTCGTAACCCAGATATTGATATTCTTCTCATTTTGTCCAACCCAAGTGAGAAAAGTTATTTCTTTTGCTACACACAAGATCAATTAGAATACAAACAATCTAACAGATCATGTTCTTAATTTTACCAGCTACAAGTTTCGGCAAGTCGTTATTGCAAACTCTAATTCCAATTCTAGAAGTTATGCCAGACAAATTCCAACTTCCTCTCCCTTACATATTGAACTTACTTTCTGGTTTGCTTTCTTTCTTCTTCACCAAGTTTTCTAGCTTTCTCTGCCTTTTTAGCTTTTCATAAATCCTGTAGTAATTGATATGAGAATGCGTTTTTAAGGCGATCCTTCAAGGAAAGTAACGATTGACGTGGTTAAGGGACTTATACTGCAACAAATATTTGGGCTATCACCGGATCTTATTGCAATACCATCCATTCTCGCTGTAAGAATCAATTCCAAACATTCTTAAAAAGGGCAAACCCCGATGCACTAAGGTTATTGTTTCCGTGACTCGAACCCATAACATCCATGCCACAAAGGAGCAACCTTAACCGGTTGCGTCAAGACTCTCCATCAATTACAACAtccttatatatataagtatatctgCTCATTTTCTATTTATGTTAAatcatgttacaacaaaataatgaTTCAAATCACAGGATGTGGCTGATATATTACCTAAAGAGACTTTACTATGGAAATTGAAATTGCTTCGATCAGCGTCACAACAAGTTAATTCTTACCTCCATGCTGTAAAAGCCCCAACTTTGATATTCTCCAGGTCTCGATCTTTTCCATAATGTTCAATTACAGAGGATAACTTGCACTTCACGTATCTCATGTTAGATGTCATGTTCTTTTCTATAGCGGAAGCGACCAACTGCTGCCAAGTGAAAAAGAAGCTAAAAGGCTACATTCAATTCTTCCTGACTGTGAAATTCGTAATTTCGCTGGAAGTGGTCATTTTCTATTCTTGGTAAGATGATCTCTTTCTCTTTACCACACAAAATGCTTACACACACATGTATAAAGTTGATAATATTTGCAGATTTTGGTTATACTTTGACAGGAAGATGGTATTGATATGTTAACAGTCATCAAAGCTTCTTGTTTTTATCGTCGTGGAAAACAACGAGACAGTATTACAGATTTCCTACCACCAACACCATCTGAATTTAAGAAATTATATGAATCAAACAGGTCAGTTTTGGAGTTTTTGTTGTTATGAAGTCTTAAGTTTGGCATAGTATGACGACACTTGTTGGGAGGGACAGCCTCAAGTCTCAACGGAAATGTAGTCTATATTGATCTGACCTACCTAAAAGAAGTGTTCAGTTTTGAATAGCATTTTACTATGTTTTTGGCAGATGGTTGATTACTCTGATGAATCCTGTGATGCTGTCAACTCTGGAGGACGGGAAAGTCGTGAAGGGACTCGCCGGACTTCCATCTGAAGGGCCAGTCTTGTATGTAGGGTATCATATGTTAGTGGGGCTTGAATTGACACCAATGATATCGCAAGCGTTGACAGAAAGGAATATCCTAATGCGAGGATTGTCACATCCAATGGTTTTTTCTAAGACGAAAAGCGGACTTTTACCGGATAGGCCTCATTTTGACTCTTTCCGAATCATGGGCGCTGTACCATTGTCAGCTTTCAACTTCTACAGACTCCTGAATCTAAAATCTCATGTCCTTTTGTATCCTGGAGGTGCTCGGGAAGCTTTTCATAGGAAGGTAGTATTATAGGCTCCGTTCGTTATTTCTTTGGAGCATCCCTTGCTCAAAAACATCCtcaaaatatttattttttatagtaAGAAAATAGGAACACTGATGGATATATGGAATGCATTTCAGGGTGAAGAATACAAGTTGTTTTGGCCGGAACAGTCTGAATTTATCAGAATGGCAGCTAGATTTGGAGCCAAAATTGTACCTTTTGGTGTTGTCGGAGAAGATGATATTACTAATGTAAGTAGCATTCTATTATTTCAGTCAGGTGTCTTTCTCCCATTAGGAATTATGCAATATCTAtacgaaaacattttttttttgtagCTTATTTATGATTATGATGACCAAATGAAGAATCCATACTTCAGGGATCAAATAGATGAGTTAAGGAAAGAGACTGTGAATTTAAGGTAGTTTAAATTTTTACATTTTTGCCAAATTTCATCACATAATCATGCCTTTTCTATAATGTGTGTATTCGTTTAGTGTTTGGAGCATACTCCGTCTTGCTAAAAAACACAACTTTTAAGAGTGTTCAGAGAGCAAGATGGAACATACTCCAGACACAAAACGTACAAACGAATTTTTTATCTTGCCCTTTTGTCAATTCGGTTTGTCAAATTGTAGGAGCCCTGAAGATGGTGAAGTGGCAAACCAAGACCTACACATGCCATGGATAACACCAAAACTTCCTGGcagattttattattattttgggaAACCAATTCAGACTGCAGGTATAAGCATTGCACATGATATCGTTTCAGTTTGCATTCTCTTTTAATAACTTGGGGTGTAAGGTATTTTGATGCAAAGGTTTCAATTGATGCAAGATAATAAAACGAATTAATTTGAATTTGTAGGGATGAAAGAAGAACTAAAGGATAAAGAGAAAGTTCAGGAATTGTACATACATGTAAAGTCTGAAGTTGAGAGATTGATTGCTTACTTGAAAAAGAAAAGAGAAGAAGATCCTTACAGAAGCATAGTGGCTCGGGTACCTTACCAGGCAAGAAATGGATTTACATCAGATGTTCCTACATTTGATTTCTGATCTTCTTTTTCTATGCATAATATTGTAAACTCATCGTTCAGAGAAATATACAGTATTGTGAAAATTCGCTCAGTAACAATTTGACAGGGTTCCTTTTTCGTTTCTCGAATTCCGAGGGTGATAATTTATTTCTAGAATGCACATCTTAGGGATTTTCGATTTGAATTTGTGAGGGATCGAAACTCTAGTATAATCGGTTAAAGTTGCTCATTTGTAGTCACGGGTTCGATATTCAGACGCAACATTAAGCATATACGAACATGGCTTGAGGAAGAGTCCCAAGCTGCTAAAAAGTAATTACTTTTCTTTCCTTCTTTTATTTATAGGTTTTGGTTTCGTAAAATTTGAATTCGATCGAATAAGCGTATTTAGCGCTTTCAGCGAGTTGCTTGTCGAGTTATATCAGCGAGTTGTAGGCTTCTTCTGTATTGTTAACGAGTTGTAGGCTTGTTGAGCATTTATAGCGAGTTATAGGCTTGTTGAGGGTTAATAGCGAGTTGTAGGCTTGTTGAGAGGTTATAGCGAGTTGTAGGCTTGTTGAACGTTA
This region includes:
- the LOC139885531 gene encoding phytyl ester synthase 2, chloroplastic-like, whose protein sequence is MATSTCFLSVGISAISRRNLTVTSSSSVNNRPTRRFALSTAVGEVSITTTTTENTTPFPTNRQEEGADDNKYNSVAAPPSASHVYTEESPKKSLRDYFQEAMVLVKHRASGSDDDDVPRWFSPVECGPPSDNSPLLLYLPGIDGVGLGLIRQHHRLRKIFDVWCLHIPVKSRTPFQELVDIVEKTVRSENVRAPKRPIYLVGDSLGGCLALQVAARNPDIDILLILSNPTTSFGKSLLQTLIPILEVMPDKFQLPLPYILNLLSGDPSRKVTIDVVKGLILQQIFGLSPDLIAIPSILADVADILPKETLLWKLKLLRSASQQVNSYLHAVKAPTLIFSSGSDQLLPSEKEAKRLHSILPDCEIRNFAGSGHFLFLEDGIDMLTVIKASCFYRRGKQRDSITDFLPPTPSEFKKLYESNRWLITLMNPVMLSTLEDGKVVKGLAGLPSEGPVLYVGYHMLVGLELTPMISQALTERNILMRGLSHPMVFSKTKSGLLPDRPHFDSFRIMGAVPLSAFNFYRLLNLKSHVLLYPGGAREAFHRKGEEYKLFWPEQSEFIRMAARFGAKIVPFGVVGEDDITNLIYDYDDQMKNPYFRDQIDELRKETVNLRSPEDGEVANQDLHMPWITPKLPGRFYYYFGKPIQTAGMKEELKDKEKVQELYIHVKSEVERLIAYLKKKREEDPYRSIVARVPYQARNGFTSDVPTFDF